A stretch of the Brassica oleracea var. oleracea cultivar TO1000 unplaced genomic scaffold, BOL UnpScaffold01065, whole genome shotgun sequence genome encodes the following:
- the LOC106320788 gene encoding cytosolic sulfotransferase 5-like, whose translation MDPKELPPNVRDDKISEETKKLISSLPSHTDSQGQKLCKYQGCWYYYNTLQGVLNFQSGFQPQDTDIILASYPKSGTTWLKALTVALLGRSKNHSSSNDHPLLYDNPHGIVPFLEIDVYHESSSPNLDNFSATPRLFSTHMPLHAMQETLKQSPCKIVYVCRNLKDTLVSTWLFACAIFKIEPTRSILDSMFKSLCNGTIFYGPFWDHLLSYWRGSFKDPKHVLFMRYEEMKAEPHEQIKRHADFLGCPFTKQEEESGVVDKILDLCSLRNLSSLEVNKTGKVNNVDHKNFFRKGEVGDSKNYLTTEMENKIDMIIQEKLQSSGLNF comes from the coding sequence atggATCCGAAGGAGCTTCCACCCAACGTAAGAGACGACAAGATAAGCGAAGAAACCAAGAAGTTGATCTCTTCGCTTCCTTCACACACAGATTCCCAAGGACAGAAGCTTTGTAAATATCAAGGATGTTGGTATTATTACAACACCCTCCAAGGCGTTCTCAATTTCCAGAGTGGTTTTCAGCCACAGGACACCGATATAATACTTGCTTCTTATCCAAAATCAGGCACTACTTGGCTCAAGGCCCTCACTGTCGCCCTTCTGGGCAGATCAAAGAACCACTCTTCTTCAAATGATCATCCTCTACTGTATGATAATCCTCATGGCATTGTACCATTCTTGGAGATCGATGTTTATCACGAAAGCTCAAGTCCTAACCTAGACAACTTCTCAGCAACTCCGAGGCTGTTCTCGACTCACATGCCACTGCACGCGATGCAGGAAACCCTCAAGCAGTCTCCTTGCAAGATTGTCTACGTGTGTAGGAACTTGAAGGACACGTTGGTCTCCACTTGGCTTTTTGCCTGtgctatttttaaaatagaaccAACTAGAAGCATTCTCGACTCTATGTTCAAATCGTTATGCAATGGAACTATCTTTTATGGACCATTTTGGGACCATCTCTTGAGCTACTGGAGAGGAAGCTTCAAAGACCCCAAGCATGTCCTTTTCATGAGGTATGAGGAAATGAAAGCAGAGCCTCATGAACAGATCAAGAGACATGCCGACTTCTTGGGTTGTCCTTTTACtaagcaagaagaagagagtggagtTGTGGACAAGATCTTGGACCTTTGCTCTCTGCGTAATCTGAGCAGTTTGGAGGTTAACAAAACCGGGAAAGTAAACAATGTGGATCACAAGAATTTTTTCCGTAAAGGGGAAGTCGGTGACTCGAAAAATTATCTTACGACTGAAATGGAGAACAAGATAGACATGATTATTCAAGAAAAGTTGCAAAGTTCTGGTTTGAATTTCTAG